GCGGGCTGGAGAAGAAGATACCACAACGGAAAAATACTGGCCCTCACACCTGCTCACAGCGAGGGCCTGAAGGATCAGGTCTTTAGAGATTTTTTGAAAAAAGTTCTCAACACCTTTGTTAATCAGACTTCCTGGTAACTCTCCACCGGATAGTCGATCTCCTCGAGTTTCTTCAGAACACTGTCCAGATTTTCCGTTTCAACGACCACCTTTTTCTCTTCCACACTCACCTC
Above is a genomic segment from Thermotoga sp. Mc24 containing:
- a CDS encoding heavy-metal-associated domain-containing protein → MRYVLYVPDISCNHCKMRISKALEELGVKNYEVSVEEKKVVVETENLDSVLKKLEEIDYPVESYQEV